Proteins encoded within one genomic window of Hahella chejuensis KCTC 2396:
- a CDS encoding glycosyltransferase family 2 protein has translation MSPDPKLLSVTIITLNESARIKACIESIAFADEIVVIDSGSDDDTREIAKSLGARVIEKSWLGYGRQKQFAVEQAANDWVLCLDADERVTPELAKEIREVMQNPAYSGYVMPRRNRFMGRWLRYGEGYPDLSLRLFDRSKGRWSDDPIHEKVVLESEAGRLSGDLLHFSEDGVAAYLEKQNRYTTLQAHELKRRGKKFSHAQLIFSPLFRFIKFYFLKRGFLDGAPGLIHIVVGCMNSFFKYAKLRELGLNEDR, from the coding sequence GTGAGCCCTGACCCAAAATTATTGAGCGTAACCATAATTACGCTTAATGAATCTGCGCGAATAAAGGCCTGTATAGAAAGTATCGCTTTCGCTGACGAAATAGTAGTCATCGACTCAGGAAGTGATGACGATACTCGAGAAATTGCAAAGTCGCTTGGCGCCAGGGTGATAGAAAAATCATGGCTGGGTTATGGCAGGCAAAAACAGTTTGCTGTCGAGCAAGCTGCGAATGATTGGGTGTTGTGTCTGGATGCGGATGAACGTGTGACGCCTGAGCTGGCGAAAGAAATTCGCGAAGTAATGCAAAATCCAGCTTATTCCGGCTACGTAATGCCAAGGCGCAATAGATTTATGGGGCGTTGGCTCAGATATGGAGAGGGTTATCCCGATTTGAGTCTGCGTTTGTTTGATCGGTCTAAAGGTCGCTGGAGCGATGACCCTATCCATGAAAAAGTAGTTTTGGAGTCGGAAGCTGGGCGTTTAAGCGGGGACTTACTGCATTTCTCCGAGGATGGCGTTGCAGCATATTTGGAAAAGCAAAACCGTTATACGACGCTGCAAGCTCATGAGCTGAAACGCAGAGGGAAAAAATTCTCCCATGCTCAGCTAATATTTAGTCCCTTATTTCGCTTCATAAAGTTTTATTTTCTTAAACGAGGTTTCCTGGATGGCGCACCGGGGCTGATTCACATAGTGGTAGGTTGTATGAATAGTTTCTTTAAGTACGCCAAGTTGCGAGAGCTGGGCCTAAATGAAGACCGTTAG
- a CDS encoding glycosyltransferase family 4 protein: MKTVSSDVQGELRICFYTDTFFPRQGGAQVVLHHLATELTKLGAQVVVLAPHFKGDTICDDEYEYRVVRFKAPGSKKIGNRMVLLDLFRLYRSFKFDLLHCHAAYPQAFVARSFKRLVDIPVVCRPHGNDIVPEGGIRKSRYAERRLILGMESVDIFVAQGAYMKSVLIELGAPERKIVVINNGVDDNILTTSPSMTAGCGDYALAMGRLSSVKGFDNLIRAIAKTSDSKITLKIAGDGPDSKLLGALVRQLGLNERVELLGHISGEEKVSLLKGARLFINSSRKEAYSNAIVEAIALHIPVIATEVGGNREIIEHGVTGLTYSVEDTDQLAYAISVLWHDGDLRKSLAEKAYSRVHPSSWRNIATQYEKIYRLLTG, translated from the coding sequence ATGAAGACCGTTAGTTCGGATGTGCAAGGAGAGCTCAGAATATGTTTTTACACGGATACCTTTTTCCCCCGACAGGGGGGCGCGCAAGTAGTGCTTCATCATCTAGCGACCGAGCTGACTAAGCTGGGTGCTCAGGTTGTGGTTCTGGCTCCTCATTTTAAGGGTGATACAATCTGTGACGATGAGTACGAATACAGGGTTGTAAGGTTTAAAGCTCCCGGGTCGAAAAAAATCGGAAACAGGATGGTTCTTTTAGACCTGTTTAGGTTGTATCGGTCATTCAAGTTTGACCTTCTTCACTGCCATGCGGCATACCCTCAAGCCTTTGTCGCCAGGAGTTTTAAGCGTCTTGTAGACATCCCTGTCGTTTGTCGTCCTCATGGGAATGATATTGTGCCTGAAGGCGGGATAAGGAAAAGCCGTTATGCAGAGAGGCGATTGATCCTAGGGATGGAGTCGGTTGATATCTTTGTCGCTCAAGGCGCTTACATGAAGTCTGTATTGATAGAGTTGGGCGCGCCTGAAAGAAAAATTGTGGTTATCAACAATGGGGTCGACGACAACATCCTAACTACCTCGCCAAGTATGACGGCAGGATGCGGAGACTATGCGCTTGCAATGGGACGGCTGAGTTCAGTTAAAGGGTTTGATAATCTAATTAGAGCGATAGCCAAAACGTCAGACTCTAAAATCACTCTGAAAATAGCGGGGGACGGGCCGGATAGCAAGCTGCTCGGGGCGCTGGTCAGGCAATTGGGATTGAATGAGCGGGTAGAGCTTCTTGGGCATATAAGCGGGGAAGAAAAAGTAAGTTTGCTGAAAGGAGCGCGCCTTTTCATAAACTCTTCACGCAAAGAGGCGTATTCAAATGCCATTGTTGAAGCAATCGCCTTGCACATACCGGTAATCGCCACAGAAGTTGGCGGAAATCGGGAGATTATTGAACATGGCGTCACAGGCCTAACGTATTCTGTAGAAGATACTGACCAATTAGCGTACGCCATTTCAGTTTTATGGCATGACGGAGATTTAAGAAAAAGCCTCGCCGAGAAGGCTTATTCTAGAGTTCATCCATCAAGCTGGCGTAATATCGCTACCCAGTATGAAAAAATCTACCGGTTGTTGACAGGTTAG
- a CDS encoding glycosyltransferase family 4 protein: MSNLCICFYTDVFLPSIGGAQTVLHHLATECTKLGIRVVVLAPAPKRRKYDDSQYSYDVVRFKAPRSKKFGNRLRLIDLYQVYRKYRFNVLHCHAAYPQTFVARELRRWMNFPVICRPHGSDIVPEGGIRKSDYATNRMRKGLDIVDRFIAQCRYMADVMKDFGIPPERIDIINNGVSLEDFSSVEPFKAEKPYAVSVANLIPRKGFDIMLKAFAKLERKDIEFRIVGRGDNMEKYEKLAEELGIADRVIFHGPKIGEEKIALLKGATVFLSASRKEPYSNSLLEAMAAGLPVIASAVDGCLEMVTPGVNGWLFPSEDIDAMADLIEQAFTDRPLMQRTAASTTEYIAQHDWPIVAQQYIELYREALSSRINSHK, translated from the coding sequence ATGTCCAACCTCTGTATCTGTTTTTACACTGATGTATTTTTACCATCCATTGGAGGAGCGCAGACAGTACTCCATCATTTGGCTACAGAATGCACTAAGCTCGGTATTCGAGTCGTTGTTTTGGCCCCTGCGCCGAAAAGAAGAAAATACGACGACAGCCAATATTCTTATGATGTGGTGCGATTCAAGGCGCCGAGATCGAAAAAGTTTGGAAACCGATTGAGGCTCATAGATCTGTACCAAGTTTATCGAAAATACCGGTTTAATGTGTTGCATTGCCACGCCGCCTATCCGCAGACCTTTGTCGCGCGTGAATTGCGTCGATGGATGAACTTTCCGGTGATTTGTCGCCCTCACGGCAGTGATATTGTGCCGGAAGGAGGTATTCGCAAGAGCGATTATGCAACGAACCGGATGCGAAAGGGCCTGGATATTGTTGACCGCTTTATTGCCCAGTGCCGCTACATGGCGGATGTAATGAAAGACTTTGGTATTCCTCCCGAGCGTATAGACATCATTAATAACGGAGTCAGCCTGGAAGACTTCTCAAGCGTTGAACCGTTCAAGGCGGAAAAGCCTTACGCTGTCAGTGTCGCCAATCTGATTCCGAGAAAAGGCTTCGATATTATGCTGAAAGCTTTTGCAAAACTGGAGCGGAAGGACATTGAGTTCAGGATCGTGGGACGTGGCGACAACATGGAAAAGTATGAAAAGTTAGCTGAAGAATTGGGTATTGCTGACAGGGTTATCTTCCATGGGCCTAAAATTGGCGAGGAGAAAATTGCTTTGTTGAAAGGCGCAACGGTATTTCTTTCTGCATCCCGCAAAGAGCCGTATTCTAACTCCCTGTTAGAGGCAATGGCGGCTGGATTGCCGGTCATCGCCAGCGCTGTAGACGGGTGTTTGGAAATGGTGACGCCAGGCGTAAATGGCTGGTTATTTCCCAGTGAAGATATAGACGCTATGGCTGATCTTATCGAGCAAGCGTTTACGGATCGACCGCTGATGCAAAGGACCGCGGCATCTACAACCGAGTATATTGCGCAACATGACTGGCCAATTGTCGCTCAACAGTATATTGAGCTTTATCGTGAGGCCCTTAGCTCACGCATAAATTCTCACAAGTGA
- a CDS encoding O-antigen ligase family protein, protein MLLAGIIGTPLLEGVRNTGLLGFMAIWLVNRFRLKDFKLAWDRWDLAVILFALSMLATQLAVALEDNLATKVSHVLRYLILFFMLRYSQFSTRQYWLILAALTLSIFVGMAWSWPDYLNTHNFIALRLPNIQHVNHASLYVLIAFQFLLSGLLYILFRGRWLLFTALAISLVIVGAWLMAASSRAAIGVAALSIVVALIPVMMRSRKVAVIALVVLLSGIGLLATVFPGVIAKQNQWSVLFEGKLTPRERIWNTALEAYPEAPWLGRGYNEYKQLTEDYIKEVAKSRGETYSPDRFWFVEHAHNVYLTWLVEHGGIGLFCLLFFFLVWLITLFQDFSRLREDPIFACWWTIAMNTLLTLTVAGLVTTTMRRDTAFIALMALGLYLSYSRWGARRMLAGNKEGVWSE, encoded by the coding sequence TTGTTGCTGGCGGGTATTATTGGTACGCCGTTGCTTGAGGGGGTGCGGAATACCGGGTTATTGGGCTTCATGGCGATTTGGCTTGTTAATCGCTTTCGGCTTAAAGACTTCAAACTGGCGTGGGATAGATGGGACCTGGCAGTCATATTATTTGCCTTGAGCATGCTTGCCACCCAACTAGCGGTTGCGCTGGAGGATAATCTGGCGACAAAAGTTTCTCATGTCCTTCGCTACTTGATTTTATTTTTCATGCTGCGGTATTCGCAGTTTTCAACGCGGCAGTATTGGTTGATATTGGCTGCTCTGACTCTGTCTATCTTTGTAGGTATGGCGTGGAGCTGGCCTGACTATCTGAATACTCACAATTTTATCGCTCTGCGCTTACCAAATATTCAGCATGTCAACCACGCGTCATTGTATGTATTGATCGCCTTTCAGTTTCTTCTATCCGGTCTTTTATACATTTTATTTCGTGGGCGCTGGTTGCTATTTACTGCGTTGGCGATCTCGTTAGTTATAGTCGGCGCCTGGCTGATGGCGGCCAGTAGTCGTGCGGCGATCGGCGTAGCGGCGTTATCTATTGTCGTTGCATTGATTCCTGTAATGATGCGAAGCAGAAAAGTTGCTGTGATTGCTCTCGTTGTTTTACTGAGCGGTATTGGCTTGCTGGCAACGGTTTTCCCTGGGGTTATCGCCAAGCAGAACCAATGGTCCGTTTTGTTTGAGGGTAAGCTGACTCCTAGAGAGAGAATATGGAATACCGCATTGGAGGCGTATCCTGAAGCGCCTTGGTTGGGAAGAGGTTATAACGAGTATAAGCAGTTAACAGAAGATTATATAAAAGAGGTCGCTAAGAGTCGGGGAGAAACATACAGTCCTGACCGCTTTTGGTTTGTGGAGCATGCTCATAATGTTTACCTGACTTGGCTGGTCGAGCATGGTGGGATAGGTTTGTTCTGTCTTTTGTTTTTTTTCCTGGTTTGGCTGATTACCTTATTTCAGGATTTCTCCAGGCTTAGAGAAGATCCGATATTTGCTTGCTGGTGGACCATTGCCATGAATACTCTGCTGACGTTAACGGTGGCGGGGTTAGTAACCACGACAATGCGAAGAGATACCGCGTTTATAGCTCTGATGGCGCTGGGATTGTATTTAAGCTACTCCAGATGGGGCGCGAGGCGAATGTTAGCTGGGAACAAAGAGGGCGTCTGGAGTGAATAG
- a CDS encoding glycosyltransferase family 2 protein, giving the protein MNRISVVIPTFNRPQYINTTVDMVLRQTHPPYEIIVVDNGTEPCQLEQAFPDTVRLYRIMSRAGAAQARNFGACMAAGEFIAFLDDDDIWEDQYLEKIQKVIDEDKPDLIVAKLDKLLNGKVLPFKNPINTPRISGFIYQNPGYTGSSVTIRKSAFIERGGYDPRFRNGQDKEIAINFLMSGKKIVHAPEAQAIIRLHADERLTYSNSFITTARLLREKYPEMYNSYIYLKSLRQALTKPKQTPLKDKCAAVLLKVCLGLMKPFYKRK; this is encoded by the coding sequence GTGAATAGAATATCGGTTGTCATTCCTACCTTTAATCGACCGCAGTATATCAATACAACCGTTGATATGGTGCTGCGACAAACTCATCCTCCGTATGAAATTATTGTTGTCGACAACGGTACGGAGCCGTGTCAGCTAGAGCAAGCTTTTCCCGATACGGTACGGTTATATCGTATTATGAGTCGTGCAGGAGCGGCTCAAGCAAGAAACTTCGGTGCGTGTATGGCTGCTGGGGAGTTTATTGCTTTTCTTGATGATGATGATATTTGGGAAGATCAGTACCTGGAGAAAATTCAGAAAGTCATTGATGAAGACAAGCCTGACCTGATTGTCGCGAAATTAGATAAGCTTCTGAATGGAAAAGTGCTGCCATTCAAGAATCCCATAAATACCCCGAGAATCTCTGGTTTTATATATCAAAACCCCGGTTATACGGGATCCTCTGTGACAATTAGGAAAAGCGCTTTCATTGAGCGGGGCGGTTATGACCCACGCTTTCGAAATGGGCAGGATAAGGAGATTGCTATTAACTTTCTGATGAGCGGAAAGAAAATTGTTCACGCGCCGGAGGCGCAAGCCATCATCCGCCTGCATGCAGATGAGCGACTGACATATAGCAATAGCTTTATAACGACCGCTCGATTATTGAGAGAGAAATATCCAGAGATGTATAACTCATATATCTATTTGAAGTCCTTAAGACAAGCACTTACGAAGCCGAAGCAAACACCGCTGAAGGATAAGTGCGCCGCTGTTCTTCTTAAAGTCTGTCTTGGATTGATGAAACCTTTCTACAAAAGAAAGTAG
- a CDS encoding glycosyltransferase family A protein — protein MEKKTGRNLNRVERKQWRFELYLKMKSLVSSQCGVEVGSGSPIVSLTSYPPRFAQLHICLESILNQSVKPSRLLLWIAKQDMSSLPKKVVKLQDRGLEIKECEDIKSYKKLIFALEEYPQSSIVTADDDILYPHDWLATLFEAHKSNPAQIICHRARYITFNAAGELNQYRYWPNIQGRESGGSVIPVGTGGVLYPPGSLAPPVFDSACFMEICAHGDDIWFKAMSVLAATSCLKLDRFKHNFFETKGAHLSALQTSNLNGRNDQQIAAVFSRFEVTAKLKFNDSFH, from the coding sequence TTGGAAAAGAAAACTGGACGAAACTTAAATAGAGTTGAACGCAAGCAGTGGCGTTTTGAGCTGTATTTAAAAATGAAGTCTTTGGTGTCCAGTCAATGTGGAGTGGAGGTTGGCTCAGGTTCGCCCATTGTCAGTTTAACCAGTTATCCGCCAAGGTTTGCTCAATTACATATCTGTTTGGAGTCTATCTTAAATCAAAGCGTCAAGCCGTCCAGACTGCTACTTTGGATTGCGAAGCAGGATATGAGTAGCTTGCCAAAAAAGGTTGTCAAGCTTCAGGATCGAGGCCTGGAAATTAAGGAATGCGAGGATATTAAGTCCTATAAAAAACTGATATTTGCGCTGGAAGAATACCCGCAGTCGTCCATCGTAACGGCCGACGACGACATATTGTATCCACATGACTGGTTGGCGACCTTATTTGAAGCTCACAAGTCCAACCCCGCTCAGATTATATGCCATCGCGCCCGCTATATTACTTTCAATGCAGCAGGGGAGCTCAACCAATACCGGTATTGGCCAAATATTCAAGGACGTGAGTCCGGGGGGAGCGTAATTCCTGTAGGTACTGGAGGAGTGCTTTACCCTCCTGGAAGCCTTGCTCCCCCAGTTTTCGACTCGGCGTGTTTCATGGAAATTTGCGCCCATGGCGACGACATTTGGTTTAAGGCTATGTCGGTGCTGGCGGCAACTAGTTGTCTGAAATTGGACCGCTTCAAACATAATTTCTTCGAAACGAAGGGGGCGCACTTGAGCGCTTTACAAACCTCGAATCTGAATGGGCGGAACGACCAGCAGATTGCCGCTGTTTTCTCAAGGTTCGAGGTTACCGCCAAATTAAAATTTAATGACAGTTTCCATTGA
- a CDS encoding glycosyltransferase, with amino-acid sequence MKLNILHTESSCGWGGQELRILGESEGFIAEGHKVTIVCPEHAPIYAAAQKRGIPVFPVPIERKNIKGLLAAYRWLKSNPPMIINTHSSTDSWLFTLASRWLSKRPAVVRSRHVSAPVHDNWPTTWLYAKGADYIVTTGDALRDYLTCQARFAKQKVVSIPTGLEINKYPPAEDKGRAKTLLGLPVDRPVIGKVAIMRDWKGHRYLVDAFAELLKSGKSAHLLLVGGGEEFENVQKQIADLGIGEHVTLTGTVDNVLDYLHAMDLFVLASYDNEGVPQSIMQAMLTGLPIVATDVGSVREIVVENKTGLMAPPKNVQAMTDAMRQMVSDRERLRTMGLNARQFGEERFSRELMVERMEKVFTEAYASLSDR; translated from the coding sequence TTGAAACTCAATATCCTTCACACTGAGTCTTCCTGCGGATGGGGCGGCCAGGAGTTAAGAATCTTAGGGGAGAGCGAAGGGTTTATCGCGGAAGGGCATAAAGTAACTATCGTTTGCCCAGAGCATGCCCCGATATATGCGGCGGCTCAAAAGCGTGGCATTCCCGTTTTTCCTGTGCCTATTGAGCGCAAGAATATTAAAGGCTTGCTGGCGGCCTATCGTTGGCTGAAAAGTAATCCTCCCATGATCATTAATACGCATAGCTCCACTGATAGCTGGTTGTTCACTCTAGCTAGCCGCTGGTTAAGCAAACGTCCGGCTGTGGTTCGCTCGCGGCATGTCTCCGCCCCTGTCCATGATAATTGGCCTACTACTTGGCTGTATGCGAAAGGCGCTGATTACATTGTCACGACGGGGGACGCTTTGAGAGACTATTTAACTTGCCAGGCGAGGTTCGCCAAGCAAAAGGTGGTTTCGATTCCGACTGGATTGGAAATCAACAAATATCCGCCAGCGGAGGATAAGGGGCGGGCCAAAACCTTACTTGGACTGCCTGTGGATCGCCCTGTGATTGGAAAAGTTGCGATCATGCGAGATTGGAAGGGGCATCGCTATCTAGTCGATGCTTTTGCCGAGCTATTAAAGTCGGGGAAGAGTGCGCATTTACTATTGGTTGGCGGTGGCGAAGAATTTGAAAATGTACAGAAGCAAATAGCGGATTTGGGTATTGGCGAGCATGTCACACTCACTGGCACTGTCGATAATGTGTTGGACTATCTACACGCTATGGATTTATTTGTACTGGCTTCCTATGACAACGAAGGGGTGCCTCAAAGTATCATGCAGGCGATGTTGACCGGGCTGCCAATAGTCGCCACGGACGTAGGAAGCGTTCGGGAAATAGTCGTGGAGAACAAGACCGGTCTGATGGCGCCGCCCAAAAACGTGCAGGCGATGACGGACGCCATGAGGCAGATGGTTTCTGATAGAGAGCGCTTGCGTACAATGGGACTCAATGCCCGCCAGTTTGGAGAAGAGCGCTTTTCCCGTGAATTGATGGTGGAGCGAATGGAGAAAGTATTTACCGAAGCCTATGCTTCCCTATCCGATAGATAA
- the rfaQ gene encoding putative lipopolysaccharide heptosyltransferase III: protein MSYLPDAIDFAQVKRILVTKLRHHGDVLLTTPVIHAVKQQYPHIEIDLLIYADTKALVEHNPELSQIFCIDKKWRKLPLLRHLQAERTLRKQLQGRHYDLLVHLTDHWRGAKLARALKTPYSVAAKYPKRAKSFWWKKSFTHLYPLPETPRHTVETNLDALRRVGLYPRPEHKKLVLQASSQAEASVGELLQQLQLDKFWIIHPTSRWMFKSWPVEKNIELIKLLQDAGVPLIMTAAPDDRELEMIKQINAGLETRPITLAGELSLDQLTALIAKSSGFIGVDTAPMHMAAALDKPVVALFGPSDEKKWAPWGDRSQVIAHSGFSCRSCELDGCGGGKLSECLSSIEADTVFQTINSYLSDREA, encoded by the coding sequence ATGAGCTACTTGCCCGACGCGATTGATTTTGCCCAGGTCAAACGGATTCTGGTCACTAAGCTACGCCACCACGGTGACGTGTTATTGACAACCCCTGTCATCCACGCAGTTAAACAGCAGTATCCGCACATTGAAATAGATCTGCTCATTTATGCCGACACCAAAGCGTTGGTTGAGCACAATCCAGAATTAAGCCAAATATTTTGCATTGATAAAAAATGGCGCAAACTTCCGCTACTTCGGCACCTGCAGGCGGAAAGGACACTACGAAAACAACTGCAAGGACGTCACTACGACTTGTTGGTGCACCTGACAGATCACTGGCGAGGCGCAAAGTTAGCGAGAGCGCTAAAAACCCCCTATTCTGTAGCGGCCAAGTACCCTAAACGCGCCAAATCATTCTGGTGGAAAAAAAGTTTCACCCATTTATATCCCCTCCCCGAAACACCTCGACATACTGTAGAAACTAATCTGGACGCACTCAGACGAGTTGGTCTTTACCCTCGCCCCGAACATAAAAAACTGGTGCTACAGGCCAGCAGTCAGGCTGAGGCCTCAGTGGGAGAGCTTCTGCAACAACTGCAGTTAGACAAATTCTGGATTATCCACCCGACTTCCCGCTGGATGTTCAAAAGCTGGCCGGTTGAAAAGAATATAGAGTTGATCAAGTTGCTGCAGGATGCAGGCGTGCCACTGATTATGACTGCTGCGCCAGACGACCGGGAGCTCGAAATGATAAAACAGATCAACGCGGGCTTAGAGACACGGCCCATCACCCTCGCGGGAGAGTTGTCGCTTGATCAACTCACAGCCCTCATCGCTAAAAGCAGTGGATTCATTGGCGTCGACACAGCTCCCATGCATATGGCCGCCGCATTGGACAAACCAGTTGTGGCGCTTTTTGGCCCCTCTGACGAGAAAAAATGGGCGCCTTGGGGAGATAGATCACAGGTAATCGCCCACAGCGGCTTCAGCTGTCGCTCATGCGAGCTGGATGGCTGCGGTGGAGGCAAACTCAGTGAGTGCCTCTCCAGCATTGAAGCCGATACTGTTTTTCAGACCATCAATAGTTATCTATCGGATAGGGAAGCATAG
- a CDS encoding glycosyltransferase family 4 protein: MKIAHIESSINWGGQELRIIEQIEWLRSHNYEAELIARADSKIYLEAQKRNIPAHALDLRGSANPGTIRSLCKLLKHKKYDVLDCHSSRDASYSALAKLFTGQVVVRSRHVIDPIKNDFLHRLVWRVGNDFIITTAEHIKQQIINLGLSTPERIYVAEAGVDSDRFRSELRVTQKVLKQQLGIPEEHVVIANVGMIRRDKGQLYFVKACTEVARRMPNATFIQVGEATDSTRGYKDEVMTEIQRTPFKDRFKFLGYHADVENYLAISDIVVVSSVETEARTRLVSQAYLCGANVVASNIGGLPEMVEHEQTGLIAPAANPKGIAEQVLRLVENKDLADQLRANATQYALDKLTMEGMMCGMLNAYNNALSMKGKK; this comes from the coding sequence ATGAAAATTGCGCATATAGAAAGCAGCATCAACTGGGGCGGCCAGGAGCTCCGTATCATCGAACAAATAGAGTGGTTGCGGTCGCATAATTATGAAGCGGAACTGATAGCGCGGGCGGACTCTAAAATTTACCTGGAAGCCCAAAAGCGCAATATCCCTGCCCATGCTCTGGATCTGCGCGGCTCAGCCAACCCAGGCACTATACGCAGCCTCTGCAAGCTATTGAAACATAAAAAATACGATGTCCTCGACTGCCATAGCAGCAGAGACGCCAGTTATTCCGCACTAGCGAAATTATTTACAGGCCAAGTAGTTGTACGCTCGCGTCACGTTATTGACCCTATAAAAAACGACTTTTTGCATCGGCTCGTATGGCGGGTGGGTAATGACTTTATCATTACAACTGCCGAACATATAAAGCAGCAAATTATCAACCTCGGATTATCGACGCCGGAACGCATATATGTTGCAGAAGCTGGTGTAGATTCAGACCGCTTCAGGTCTGAGCTGCGCGTGACACAAAAAGTGCTGAAGCAACAGCTGGGAATTCCTGAAGAGCATGTAGTCATCGCCAATGTAGGCATGATCAGGCGGGATAAAGGCCAGCTGTATTTTGTAAAAGCCTGCACAGAGGTCGCCCGGCGCATGCCAAACGCCACATTTATCCAAGTTGGTGAAGCGACTGATTCCACCCGTGGCTACAAAGATGAAGTGATGACGGAGATTCAACGCACTCCGTTTAAAGACAGGTTCAAGTTTCTTGGCTATCACGCAGACGTCGAGAACTACTTGGCCATCAGTGATATCGTCGTCGTATCTTCGGTCGAGACAGAGGCCAGAACACGGCTGGTCTCCCAGGCTTATTTGTGTGGAGCCAATGTGGTGGCGTCCAATATTGGCGGGCTTCCAGAAATGGTTGAGCATGAGCAAACCGGACTGATCGCCCCTGCTGCTAATCCCAAAGGTATTGCAGAGCAAGTCCTTCGGCTGGTGGAGAATAAAGATTTAGCGGATCAACTACGCGCTAACGCCACCCAATACGCTCTCGACAAGCTGACAATGGAAGGTATGATGTGCGGGATGTTGAACGCCTACAATAATGCCCTCTCGATGAAAGGCAAAAAATGA
- the lpxL gene encoding LpxL/LpxP family Kdo(2)-lipid IV(A) lauroyl/palmitoleoyl acyltransferase: MSEEKRDPTYSDFIHPRYWATWMGIAVLWLIAHVPLSWQRALGVLLGRAAYYLLPKRRHIAEVNINLCFPELSAIQKEALVKSAFDNNAIGYFEAASAWFTGKERFRSITKAHGLENLQAAQAKGKGVILLGGHFTTLDLGGALFDIYSRAASMQRDHDNPLFNLVMTRARSKFCHPILSKDDLRGLIRHLKSGGTIWYATDQDYGRRSSVFAPFFNVPAATITTTSRIAQKTGAPVVPFSHFRNENGGYDVYFEPALSDYPSGDDLADATATNLAIENAIRRYPAQYLWMHRRFKTEQQGKSHRRYSGK, translated from the coding sequence GTGTCCGAAGAAAAACGAGATCCGACCTACTCAGACTTTATTCACCCCCGTTATTGGGCAACGTGGATGGGAATCGCCGTACTATGGCTGATCGCCCACGTCCCCTTATCCTGGCAACGCGCATTAGGGGTTCTATTGGGGCGCGCCGCTTATTATTTACTACCCAAGCGACGCCATATCGCGGAGGTGAACATCAATCTGTGTTTTCCAGAGCTATCTGCGATACAAAAGGAGGCGCTGGTCAAATCCGCTTTCGACAACAACGCTATTGGCTATTTTGAAGCCGCATCAGCCTGGTTCACAGGAAAAGAACGCTTTCGCTCCATCACCAAAGCGCACGGACTGGAAAACCTGCAAGCGGCGCAGGCAAAGGGCAAGGGCGTTATTCTATTAGGCGGTCACTTCACCACACTGGATCTCGGCGGCGCGTTATTTGATATTTATTCCCGCGCAGCCAGCATGCAACGGGACCACGATAATCCCTTGTTCAACCTGGTGATGACCCGCGCCCGTAGTAAATTTTGCCATCCCATATTGAGCAAGGACGACTTGCGCGGCCTTATTCGCCACCTGAAGTCTGGCGGAACAATCTGGTACGCCACAGACCAGGATTATGGTCGTCGCAGCAGTGTATTCGCGCCATTTTTTAATGTTCCGGCAGCAACCATCACCACAACATCGCGCATCGCGCAAAAAACCGGAGCGCCCGTCGTCCCCTTTAGCCACTTCCGTAATGAAAACGGCGGCTATGACGTCTATTTCGAGCCCGCGCTATCTGACTACCCATCCGGCGACGACCTTGCGGACGCCACCGCCACTAATCTGGCGATAGAAAACGCTATCCGGCGCTATCCAGCCCAATACCTGTGGATGCATCGGCGGTTTAAGACTGAGCAACAGGGCAAAAGTCACCGCAGATATTCTGGAAAATAA